From Methylocystis sp. ATCC 49242, one genomic window encodes:
- a CDS encoding DUF262 domain-containing protein: MSTFDSTKIALPQILEDITAGKVQLPDFQRGWVWDDEHVRSLLVSIARTFPVGAVMLLETGGEARFQTRPVEGVTFRGAIPWPELLILDGQQRLTTLTQVLKQPGPVKTFDAKGKQVELFYYVDIDKALSDDTLEDAFFAVPADKKVKSDFDRKIDLDLSSREKECRAFCFPCNELLDTREWERALSEIDRDKFFRFMDFREKVSDRFRAYQLPAIKLAKETSKEAVCLVFEKVNTGGVALSVFELVTASFAADNFNLRDDWFGSALRGVEGRSQRICQDDNLASIEPTDFLQAVALLHTHENRLADLVAGKTGKLVSAVSAKRATILNMSLPTYRKWADKVEAGFKTAARFLRKELVLTTRDLPYRTQVVPLAAVMAHLQERWLEPRIYEKLSRWFWCGVFGELYGGAVETRIANDIEEILRWIDGGDEPRTVTEANFQPGRLNSLRSRLSAAYKGLNVLIQREGSKDFFWKASIRDLEAEEVALDIHHIFPKAWCEERGIRPAVYDSIVNKTPISYKANRMIGGNAPSHYLRALQNHRQVGLADCDMDALIASHRIDPQTLRGDDFKAFFEARGKALCSIIGAAMGKKIDTESVRFFGS; this comes from the coding sequence ATGAGCACTTTTGATTCCACCAAAATCGCTTTGCCGCAAATCCTCGAAGACATTACCGCGGGCAAGGTTCAATTGCCGGATTTCCAGCGCGGATGGGTCTGGGACGATGAGCACGTCCGCTCGCTGCTGGTCTCCATCGCGCGCACCTTTCCCGTCGGCGCGGTTATGTTGCTGGAAACCGGCGGCGAAGCCCGCTTCCAGACGCGGCCGGTGGAAGGCGTGACCTTTCGCGGCGCGATCCCCTGGCCCGAGCTTCTGATCCTCGACGGCCAACAACGCCTGACGACGCTGACACAGGTTCTAAAACAACCCGGGCCAGTGAAAACCTTCGACGCCAAGGGAAAACAGGTCGAGCTTTTTTATTATGTCGATATCGACAAGGCCCTCTCCGACGATACGCTCGAAGACGCATTTTTCGCCGTGCCCGCCGACAAGAAGGTCAAGAGCGATTTCGACCGGAAGATCGACCTCGACCTGTCCAGCCGCGAGAAGGAATGCCGGGCCTTCTGCTTCCCCTGCAACGAGCTTCTCGACACGCGCGAATGGGAACGGGCGCTGAGCGAGATCGACCGGGACAAATTCTTCCGCTTCATGGATTTCCGGGAAAAGGTCTCCGACAGGTTCCGCGCCTATCAGCTGCCCGCGATCAAGCTCGCCAAGGAGACGAGCAAGGAGGCGGTCTGCCTCGTCTTCGAAAAGGTCAATACGGGCGGCGTGGCGCTGTCGGTCTTCGAACTCGTCACGGCGTCCTTCGCCGCCGACAATTTCAATCTGCGCGATGACTGGTTCGGCAGCGCCCTGCGCGGCGTCGAAGGCCGGAGCCAGCGAATTTGCCAGGACGACAATCTCGCCTCGATCGAACCGACCGACTTCTTGCAGGCCGTGGCGCTGCTGCACACCCACGAAAACCGCCTTGCCGATCTCGTGGCGGGCAAGACAGGCAAGCTCGTCTCGGCCGTCAGCGCCAAACGCGCGACGATCCTGAACATGAGTTTGCCGACCTACCGCAAATGGGCGGACAAGGTCGAGGCCGGCTTCAAGACCGCCGCGCGCTTCCTGCGCAAGGAACTCGTGCTCACGACGCGCGACTTGCCCTATCGCACGCAGGTCGTGCCGCTGGCCGCCGTCATGGCGCATCTGCAAGAGCGCTGGTTGGAGCCCAGAATCTACGAAAAGCTCAGCCGGTGGTTTTGGTGCGGCGTCTTCGGCGAACTCTATGGCGGCGCGGTGGAAACCCGTATCGCAAACGACATCGAGGAAATCCTGCGTTGGATCGACGGCGGCGACGAGCCCCGCACCGTGACCGAGGCGAACTTCCAGCCTGGCCGCCTGAACAGCCTGCGCTCGCGCTTGTCCGCCGCCTACAAGGGCCTGAATGTCCTCATCCAACGCGAAGGGTCGAAAGACTTTTTCTGGAAGGCGAGCATTCGGGATCTGGAAGCCGAGGAAGTCGCGTTGGACATCCACCACATCTTCCCGAAGGCTTGGTGCGAGGAAAGGGGCATTCGCCCGGCCGTCTACGACAGCATCGTGAACAAGACGCCAATCTCCTATAAAGCCAACCGTATGATTGGCGGAAACGCGCCGTCGCATTACCTGCGCGCGCTTCAAAATCATCGGCAGGTCGGGCTTGCTGATTGCGACATGGACGCATTGATCGCCAGTCATCGGATCGACCCCCAGACGCTGCGCGGCGACGATTTCAAGGCTTTTTTCGAGGCGCGCGGGAAGGCCTTGTGCTCGATCATCGGTGCGGCAATGGGCAAGAAGATCGACACAGAGTCGGTCAGGTTTTTCGGTAGCTGA
- a CDS encoding restriction endonuclease subunit S, whose protein sequence is MSDLPQGWIEIPLEKLAGPEGLVTDGDWVESKDQDPNGEVRLIQLADVGVNEFRDRSERFLTSDKALELRCSFLEKGDVLIARMPDPIGRACVFPGLGQSAVTVVDVMLWRSDSALSIPAWLAFIMNSPDVRASILTETSGTTRQRISGGRLKALNIPTPPLAEQRRIVVKLNALDASSKRARADLDRIPALVARAKQAILAKAFSGELTADWRLHNSEKSVSALLDEIGVDAISSSVPLPRGWAWVLAGEICEVKGGLALGKKRSQDVELVEKPYLRVANVQRGWLTLDQIKTVLVTPDEARSLELKAGDILMNEGGDRDKLGRGWVWEGQIAGCIHQNHVFRLRLRSGKIEPKFISIYANAFGQDYFLDQGKQTTNLASISMSKIRALPLPLASPDEMCEIFHRIESAFAKIDRIAAEAASASKLLDRLDQALLSKAFRGELVPQDPDDEPASELLARIQSARAAAPKAKRTRKTKEKTP, encoded by the coding sequence ATGAGCGATTTGCCCCAGGGGTGGATTGAAATTCCTCTCGAGAAGTTGGCCGGACCTGAGGGTCTCGTTACTGACGGTGATTGGGTCGAGTCCAAGGATCAGGATCCAAATGGCGAAGTGCGGCTAATCCAGCTGGCTGATGTCGGCGTAAATGAGTTTCGCGACAGATCAGAACGTTTCCTTACAAGCGACAAAGCCTTGGAGCTTCGGTGCTCCTTCCTCGAAAAAGGCGACGTCCTGATAGCGCGAATGCCAGATCCGATCGGGCGAGCCTGTGTCTTCCCCGGACTTGGACAGTCGGCTGTTACTGTTGTTGACGTTATGCTTTGGCGGTCAGACAGTGCACTTTCCATCCCGGCTTGGCTTGCTTTCATAATGAATAGCCCAGACGTGCGAGCCTCTATATTAACCGAAACCAGCGGAACTACTCGGCAAAGGATTTCTGGCGGGCGATTGAAGGCGTTGAACATCCCCACGCCCCCTCTCGCTGAACAACGCCGGATCGTCGTCAAACTTAATGCGCTGGACGCGAGCAGCAAACGCGCCCGCGCCGATCTCGACCGCATCCCCGCCCTCGTCGCCCGCGCTAAGCAGGCGATTTTGGCGAAGGCGTTCAGTGGGGAATTAACAGCTGATTGGAGACTGCATAACAGCGAAAAGAGCGTCTCTGCTCTGCTTGACGAAATCGGAGTAGATGCGATCTCCAGTTCAGTGCCGTTACCTCGAGGGTGGGCTTGGGTTCTCGCTGGCGAGATTTGCGAAGTGAAGGGCGGATTGGCGCTCGGCAAAAAACGATCCCAGGACGTGGAATTGGTTGAGAAGCCATATCTTCGTGTTGCTAATGTTCAGAGAGGGTGGCTGACACTTGATCAAATTAAGACGGTCTTAGTTACTCCGGACGAGGCGAGAAGCCTTGAACTTAAAGCCGGCGATATTCTCATGAATGAAGGCGGCGACCGCGACAAATTGGGGCGAGGATGGGTCTGGGAAGGCCAAATTGCGGGCTGCATCCATCAAAATCATGTTTTTAGATTACGACTGCGCTCAGGAAAAATTGAACCGAAATTCATTTCCATTTATGCAAACGCGTTCGGTCAGGATTATTTCTTGGACCAAGGTAAGCAGACCACAAATTTGGCGTCAATAAGCATGTCAAAGATAAGGGCTTTGCCATTGCCTTTGGCTAGTCCAGACGAGATGTGCGAAATTTTCCATCGCATCGAATCCGCCTTCGCCAAAATCGACCGCATCGCCGCCGAGGCGGCGTCGGCGTCGAAACTGCTGGACCGGCTGGATCAGGCGCTATTGTCCAAAGCTTTTCGCGGCGAGCTCGTGCCGCAGGACCCCGATGACGAACCGGCGTCGGAGCTTCTGGCGCGCATCCAGTCGGCGCGCGCCGCCGCGCCCAAAGCCAAGAGAACCCGCAAGACCAAAGAAAAGACGCCATGA
- a CDS encoding ASCH domain-containing protein: protein MKALIIDEPWITEVLTGRKTWEMRKTACRLRGRIALIRKGSGQVVGTAEVIDTLPPLDTPEAYAAAEDRHRIPPHRQATAFADGWRHPWVLRNARPLATPVPYEHPQGAVIWVTLAPAVSAKVEAGCVGDAASQTDLGSAIEAPSQAPRTPAPSRAEAAATMAGQGARAKISGRIEGNRCIIPISSGNITNNHFYLRTVLPFFPEECIGGSDKSQLARQMMKVTFANGPAVITDIAGPDIHAREGRSAHYFFRNARGQIKDFFARSGAEPGDEVLIERSDPYAYSVNLRKAPRCP from the coding sequence ATGAAGGCGCTGATCATCGACGAACCCTGGATCACCGAAGTTCTCACCGGACGAAAAACATGGGAAATGCGCAAGACCGCCTGTCGCCTGCGCGGCCGAATCGCGCTCATCCGCAAGGGGAGCGGGCAGGTGGTGGGAACTGCCGAGGTGATCGACACGTTGCCGCCGCTCGACACGCCCGAAGCCTACGCCGCCGCCGAAGATCGCCACCGCATTCCACCGCACCGGCAGGCGACGGCCTTCGCCGATGGCTGGCGTCATCCCTGGGTGCTTAGAAACGCCCGCCCGCTCGCTACGCCTGTTCCCTATGAACACCCTCAGGGCGCCGTGATCTGGGTGACGCTCGCCCCCGCCGTATCCGCGAAAGTGGAAGCAGGCTGCGTCGGCGATGCAGCTTCTCAAACCGACCTCGGTTCTGCGATCGAAGCACCCTCACAAGCGCCGCGAACGCCCGCGCCCAGCCGCGCCGAAGCCGCCGCCACGATGGCCGGGCAGGGCGCCCGCGCGAAGATCAGCGGCAGGATCGAGGGCAATCGCTGCATCATCCCGATCTCGTCAGGCAACATCACGAACAATCATTTTTACCTTCGGACGGTGCTGCCCTTCTTCCCGGAAGAGTGCATTGGCGGATCGGACAAAAGCCAGTTGGCGCGGCAGATGATGAAAGTAACTTTCGCGAATGGTCCTGCCGTGATCACCGACATCGCCGGTCCCGACATTCACGCGCGCGAAGGCCGGTCAGCTCATTATTTCTTCCGCAACGCACGCGGGCAGATAAAGGACTTTTTCGCGCGCAGTGGCGCGGAGCCGGGAGACGAGGTCTTGATCGAGCGCTCCGATCCCTACGCTTACTCCGTAAACTTACGAAAAGCCCCTCGCTGCCCTTAG